Proteins encoded together in one Sinorhizobium sp. B11 window:
- a CDS encoding amidohydrolase family protein: protein MTSVSLFDLIIRNVRIEENGALVDIAVRKGRIADIGSGMRCEAIESVDGEGAFAFGGFVDTHIHLDKACILDRCTICEGTLAEAVRETARAKASFKQDDVYARAAGVVEKAISHGTTRMRTFVEIDTRAGLRSFDAIKRIREDYAFALDIEICAFAQDGLTNEPETSDMLDHALTNGADLVGGCPYTDPDPNRHIEMVFALALKHHVPIDFHLDFSLDPERTDLPAVIDATLRHGWQGRVAIGHVTNLSAMSQAEIVSIADRLAEAGIALSVLPSTDLFLNGRGHDRLVPRGVAPAHLLASRGVVTSIATNNVLNPFTPYGDASLIRMANLYANVAQLSRDEDMALVFNMVTEAAARQFGSVRRLEAGAEATIVLLDSPGPHTAVREIARVVAGWKSGRKSFDNGRPRLHKPG, encoded by the coding sequence GTGACGTCTGTCTCATTGTTTGATCTCATTATCCGCAATGTCCGCATCGAGGAAAATGGTGCTCTCGTCGACATCGCCGTGCGCAAGGGCCGGATCGCTGACATCGGATCCGGCATGCGTTGCGAGGCGATCGAAAGCGTCGATGGCGAGGGCGCCTTCGCCTTCGGCGGATTTGTCGATACGCATATCCATCTGGACAAGGCCTGTATTCTCGACCGCTGCACGATTTGCGAAGGTACCCTTGCCGAGGCCGTGCGGGAGACGGCCAGGGCCAAGGCGAGCTTCAAGCAAGACGATGTCTATGCCCGCGCGGCCGGCGTCGTCGAGAAGGCAATTTCGCACGGCACCACGCGCATGCGCACCTTCGTCGAGATCGACACTCGCGCCGGCCTCCGTTCCTTCGACGCAATCAAACGTATCCGTGAAGACTACGCCTTCGCGCTCGATATCGAGATCTGCGCTTTTGCCCAGGACGGGCTGACGAACGAGCCCGAGACATCAGACATGCTCGACCACGCGCTCACCAACGGCGCAGATCTGGTCGGCGGTTGTCCCTATACGGATCCGGATCCCAACAGGCATATCGAGATGGTCTTTGCACTGGCGCTCAAGCATCACGTGCCAATCGACTTCCATCTCGATTTCAGCCTCGATCCCGAGCGGACCGATTTGCCGGCGGTGATCGACGCCACACTCCGTCACGGCTGGCAAGGTCGCGTTGCGATCGGCCACGTCACCAACCTCTCGGCCATGTCACAGGCGGAGATCGTCTCCATTGCAGATAGGCTGGCTGAGGCCGGCATTGCGCTTTCCGTCCTGCCGTCCACCGATCTGTTTCTGAACGGGCGCGGTCACGACCGGCTGGTTCCGCGCGGAGTCGCGCCCGCTCACCTGCTGGCAAGCCGCGGCGTCGTGACCTCCATTGCGACCAACAACGTGCTCAATCCCTTCACTCCTTATGGTGACGCTTCGTTGATCCGCATGGCCAATCTCTATGCCAACGTCGCCCAGCTCTCGCGAGACGAGGATATGGCGCTGGTCTTCAACATGGTGACAGAGGCGGCGGCACGTCAATTCGGCAGCGTCAGACGATTAGAGGCAGGCGCCGAAGCCACGATCGTACTGCTCGACAGCCCCGGCCCACATACCGCAGTGCGCGAGATCGCCCGCGTCGTTGCCGGTTGGAAGAGTGGACGCAAGAGCTTCGACAACGGCAGACCTCGGCTTCATAAACCGGGCTGA
- a CDS encoding metallophosphoesterase encodes MRRETTFIHLTDLHIGTADDDHLYSDTTETLSQVLDLVATVTPRPQFVVASGDLTNRGDADSFRRLKEIMDARVDVPVIYALGNHDTRAGFYEGMGIATEDPDAPYDHDVVVDGIHIVTIDSSTPGLIGGTIDPEQFDWLASTLDTHPDLPKLIVVHHPPALGEEPDATHWRTIHFPQSERFRTLLMGRNIIGILSGHIHHDRVSVWHGIPVVVGTGQHAATDILRTDILRMVRGASFGIGTIRPSGLTMAFVPLPSDRAELNTYPLEMLMARAVPVAAE; translated from the coding sequence ATGCGCCGCGAAACTACTTTCATTCATCTGACCGACCTGCACATCGGCACCGCCGATGACGATCATCTTTATAGCGATACGACTGAGACGCTCAGTCAAGTGCTCGATCTGGTCGCAACGGTGACGCCCAGGCCGCAATTCGTGGTCGCCAGCGGCGACCTCACCAACCGCGGCGATGCGGACAGTTTCCGCCGGTTGAAGGAGATCATGGATGCGCGGGTCGACGTGCCGGTTATCTATGCGCTCGGCAATCACGATACGCGCGCCGGCTTCTACGAGGGCATGGGCATTGCAACTGAAGATCCGGACGCCCCTTACGATCACGATGTCGTCGTCGACGGCATTCACATCGTCACGATCGATTCCTCCACGCCGGGGCTGATCGGCGGCACGATCGATCCGGAGCAGTTCGACTGGCTGGCCTCGACGCTGGACACGCATCCCGACCTGCCGAAGCTGATCGTCGTTCATCATCCGCCGGCTCTGGGTGAAGAACCTGACGCAACTCACTGGCGTACCATTCATTTTCCGCAGTCTGAGCGCTTCCGCACGCTGCTCATGGGCCGCAACATCATCGGTATCCTCAGCGGTCACATCCATCACGACCGTGTTTCGGTCTGGCACGGCATCCCCGTGGTCGTCGGCACCGGCCAGCATGCGGCGACCGACATTCTGCGCACGGATATTTTGCGCATGGTGCGGGGCGCCTCCTTCGGCATTGGCACGATCCGTCCGTCCGGGCTCACAATGGCCTTCGTGCCACTGCCGTCCGACCGCGCCGAACTCAACACCTATCCGCTCGAAATGCTGATGGCGCGGGCCGTTCCCGTCGCCGCCGAATAA
- a CDS encoding sugar ABC transporter permease, producing MTDIQAEVAGPAAAKTASTRSDISRERFSISPLLYLAPAVVLLMVWTYIPLAEAFRLSFYQWNILPTSPQRFVGLTNYQRLLALPEMRNALWNTLYYTIGLFPMSVIIPLFVAIWTQDLGGRARTIYRAMIFVPMIIAPVVAAILWRWLLNEDQGLITLTLEGLGLGRIGFLTDPAYALPTLTWITGWKLIGFSTLLFSAANAGINPSYIEAARIDGASRWRIICDIRLPLLSPTILLLSMMTVLFGAQWSFAYINVLTNGGPLKSTTNIFYLLWEYGFQTLSAGWSSAAGMIAFAGFAVLAALCMWLTKRFAFYDN from the coding sequence ATGACAGATATCCAGGCAGAGGTTGCCGGCCCCGCCGCAGCGAAGACGGCTTCCACGCGATCGGATATCAGCCGCGAGCGCTTCAGCATTTCGCCTTTGCTTTATCTGGCACCTGCGGTCGTCCTGCTGATGGTCTGGACATACATACCGCTTGCCGAGGCGTTCCGCCTGTCTTTCTACCAGTGGAATATACTGCCGACTTCACCGCAGCGCTTTGTCGGGCTGACCAATTACCAGCGGTTGCTGGCGCTGCCGGAAATGCGCAACGCTCTCTGGAACACGCTCTACTATACGATCGGCCTGTTTCCGATGTCGGTGATCATTCCACTTTTCGTGGCGATCTGGACGCAGGATCTCGGCGGCCGCGCCCGGACGATCTACCGGGCGATGATTTTCGTGCCAATGATCATCGCTCCTGTCGTCGCCGCCATCCTGTGGCGCTGGCTGTTGAACGAAGATCAGGGGCTTATAACCTTGACTCTCGAGGGTTTGGGGCTCGGCCGCATCGGCTTCCTGACCGATCCCGCCTACGCGCTGCCGACGCTCACCTGGATCACCGGCTGGAAGCTGATCGGTTTTTCAACCCTGCTCTTTTCCGCAGCCAATGCCGGTATCAATCCATCCTATATCGAGGCCGCGCGCATCGATGGGGCCAGCCGCTGGCGCATCATCTGCGACATAAGGCTACCGCTGCTCTCGCCGACCATCCTGCTGTTGTCGATGATGACGGTGCTGTTCGGTGCGCAATGGAGCTTTGCCTATATCAACGTGCTGACGAATGGCGGGCCGCTGAAATCCACGACCAATATTTTCTACCTTCTCTGGGAATACGGTTTCCAGACGCTTTCGGCAGGCTGGAGTTCGGCTGCCGGCATGATCGCCTTTGCCGGATTTGCAGTGCTCGCAGCGCTCTGCATGTGGCTGACGAAGAGGTTCGCCTTCTATGACAACTGA
- a CDS encoding TetR family transcriptional regulator has translation MSNRTNVTAKRLMDACELLLCEAHALEELTARRIAIRAQATPSAIAYHFGSQEELITAVAERVYRRLNAERLSLLQKAIDRRAPNPPDIDEVIAALVGPSIRWATDPTSSYPVLSHFTSMAHSHREGAPFYRRIIEDVEHHRAFIPQLKRIAPWLDEVDIGWRMNCALGIRSQVTRSRQRTEVLTNHQMDLDNPDVVIARMVEVIAPMFRRVS, from the coding sequence ATGTCCAATCGAACGAACGTCACTGCAAAACGCCTGATGGATGCCTGCGAGCTGCTGCTTTGCGAGGCACATGCCCTCGAAGAGCTGACGGCGCGCCGGATCGCGATCCGGGCGCAGGCGACGCCTTCGGCGATCGCCTATCATTTCGGATCCCAGGAAGAATTGATCACCGCGGTTGCGGAACGTGTCTATCGCCGACTGAACGCCGAGCGCCTGAGCCTGCTGCAGAAAGCTATCGACCGGCGGGCGCCAAATCCGCCTGATATCGACGAGGTGATAGCAGCCCTTGTCGGCCCTTCGATCCGCTGGGCAACCGATCCGACTTCGAGCTATCCCGTGCTGTCTCACTTCACCTCGATGGCGCACAGCCACCGTGAAGGCGCGCCTTTCTACCGTCGCATCATCGAGGATGTCGAACATCACCGGGCCTTCATTCCGCAATTGAAGCGGATCGCGCCCTGGCTCGACGAAGTGGATATCGGCTGGCGGATGAACTGCGCACTGGGCATCCGTTCGCAGGTCACCCGCAGCCGACAGCGCACCGAGGTTCTGACCAATCATCAGATGGACCTCGACAATCCGGACGTCGTCATCGCGCGAATGGTAGAGGTGATTGCGCCGATGTTCCGAAGGGTCTCCTGA
- a CDS encoding ABC transporter substrate-binding protein: protein MLRRTTLKFTAAIAAVSLLPSGAFAQMPASVDKPVTISFYNYNLASASAGAEATKELIAGFEKKFPNIKIETVAVPSNEIMSRVQADIVAGKQPDVAQLVFRDLIYIASDLGANALEDMVDATELKDQFAGMIPQGLELGKVDGKTYGLAYTFSTPILFYNADLFKQAGLDPDKPPRTWDEVNADGKAIKEKTGKNGFFPGAYGPTDGTFVYQSIVMSNGGKVRDGNKLTFADKDAADAVKMLRNMVDSGAHAKIDPASASDTFAAGNMGMFLYTSALLSSVKKSAAGKFDLRLAPMPSFGDKPTAPTNSGSALFVFSRDPEKQRASYELLKYLTSKEAYTIITSKIGYLPLRLDIVDDPNYLGPWVKENPMFRANLKQLDHLTANIAFPGPNYRQVEKMMMDSVREAVFGSGDPVEALKAAQEQGQDLMP from the coding sequence ATGTTGCGCAGGACCACGTTGAAATTCACCGCAGCGATCGCCGCCGTTTCGCTCTTGCCATCGGGCGCATTTGCTCAAATGCCCGCATCTGTCGACAAGCCGGTGACGATCAGCTTCTACAACTACAATCTCGCCTCGGCGAGCGCCGGTGCCGAAGCGACCAAGGAACTGATTGCCGGTTTCGAAAAGAAATTTCCGAACATCAAGATCGAGACCGTCGCCGTACCATCCAACGAGATCATGTCGCGCGTGCAGGCCGACATCGTCGCCGGTAAGCAGCCGGACGTGGCGCAATTGGTATTCCGCGACCTGATCTATATTGCCAGCGATCTCGGCGCCAATGCCCTAGAAGACATGGTCGATGCGACCGAGCTGAAGGATCAGTTCGCCGGCATGATCCCGCAGGGACTAGAGCTGGGCAAGGTCGATGGTAAGACCTATGGCCTTGCCTATACGTTTTCGACGCCAATCCTTTTCTACAATGCCGACCTCTTCAAGCAGGCTGGCCTCGATCCGGACAAGCCGCCCAGGACCTGGGACGAAGTCAATGCTGACGGCAAGGCCATCAAGGAAAAGACCGGCAAGAACGGCTTCTTTCCGGGTGCCTATGGTCCGACCGACGGCACCTTCGTCTATCAGTCGATCGTCATGTCGAACGGCGGCAAGGTGCGCGATGGCAACAAGCTGACCTTTGCCGACAAGGACGCGGCGGATGCCGTGAAGATGTTGCGCAACATGGTCGACAGCGGCGCGCATGCCAAGATCGATCCGGCCAGTGCATCCGACACGTTTGCTGCCGGCAATATGGGCATGTTCCTCTATACGAGCGCATTGCTTTCCAGCGTCAAGAAGTCGGCTGCGGGCAAGTTCGACCTGCGTCTGGCACCGATGCCCTCCTTTGGCGACAAGCCGACGGCGCCGACCAATTCCGGCAGCGCGCTCTTCGTCTTCAGCAGGGATCCCGAAAAGCAGCGCGCCTCCTACGAGCTCCTCAAGTACCTGACGAGCAAGGAAGCCTACACGATCATCACCAGCAAGATCGGCTACCTGCCGCTGCGCCTCGATATCGTCGACGATCCGAACTACCTCGGCCCCTGGGTCAAGGAAAACCCGATGTTCCGGGCCAATCTCAAGCAGCTCGACCACTTGACCGCAAACATTGCCTTTCCCGGCCCAAATTACCGCCAGGTCGAAAAGATGATGATGGACAGCGTTCGCGAGGCCGTCTTCGGCAGCGGTGATCCGGTGGAAGCCTTGAAGGCCGCGCAGGAACAGGGCCAGGATCTGATGCCGTAA
- a CDS encoding gamma-glutamyltransferase has protein sequence MSSPGKQGAEPGTSPGAMIVTPHWLASEAGAKVLRRGGNAIEALVAAGAALAVTYPHFCGLGGDAVWLVADEAGKAQTFLGIGQAASIIPDGDIPLRGAGSTLTTACLVDSWQTVLAYSAVEWLGSESLSGLLDDAIALAEDGFEVSRSQAFWYDFRRGELDNWPGFAGLFQESGIQRQPSLGKTLQAIARHGSREFYEGALARRIATGLAEAGSPLSAADLAATRTEMAAPIKQNYRDIILLAPPPPTQGITTLGIMGVLDHLPMADFPPGSASFYHRLVEAVKQAFLDRLSIADPRYSDDVSSKLLEPTRLATKAAVIDPGRALPWPEPYRHGDTALLAAVDDRGRCASLLQSLYFDWGSGVVVGDTGILWQNRGAAFSVDRASPNVIRPGKRPFYTLNPGLALRDGRPHLVYGTQGADGQPQTLSLLLSLLIDHGLDPSEALSRPRFLLGRTFSDSRDSLKIEENAGPETVAALAAMGHEISTINSFSPLGGQAGIIRITQDGTIDGAHDPRSDGGAISL, from the coding sequence ATGTCGTCTCCCGGCAAGCAAGGTGCGGAGCCCGGCACATCGCCCGGCGCCATGATCGTGACGCCGCACTGGCTTGCAAGCGAAGCCGGGGCCAAAGTCCTGCGGCGCGGCGGCAATGCCATCGAGGCGCTGGTCGCCGCCGGCGCTGCGCTTGCGGTCACCTACCCGCATTTCTGCGGGCTTGGCGGTGATGCGGTCTGGTTGGTGGCCGATGAGGCGGGCAAGGCGCAGACATTCCTCGGCATAGGTCAGGCAGCAAGCATTATTCCGGATGGAGATATCCCGCTGCGGGGCGCCGGCTCCACGTTGACGACGGCCTGCCTCGTCGACAGCTGGCAGACGGTGCTTGCCTATTCCGCTGTCGAATGGTTGGGCTCGGAGAGCTTGTCGGGCCTTTTGGACGATGCGATCGCCCTTGCGGAAGACGGATTCGAGGTCAGCCGATCACAGGCGTTCTGGTATGATTTCCGCCGTGGCGAGTTGGACAACTGGCCGGGATTCGCGGGTCTTTTCCAAGAGTCAGGCATTCAGCGTCAGCCGTCGCTTGGCAAGACCCTTCAGGCGATCGCCCGCCACGGCAGCCGCGAATTCTATGAGGGTGCGCTCGCTCGGCGGATTGCAACGGGGCTCGCCGAAGCCGGCTCACCGCTTTCAGCAGCCGATCTCGCCGCAACACGAACGGAGATGGCGGCTCCGATCAAGCAGAACTATCGCGATATCATCCTGCTTGCTCCGCCTCCGCCAACCCAGGGCATAACCACGCTCGGGATCATGGGCGTACTCGACCATCTGCCGATGGCGGATTTTCCGCCGGGTAGCGCCAGCTTCTATCATAGGCTTGTCGAGGCGGTGAAGCAGGCCTTTCTCGACCGGCTTAGCATCGCCGATCCCCGATATTCGGACGATGTTTCGTCAAAGTTGCTTGAGCCGACGCGCCTCGCGACCAAGGCAGCGGTAATCGATCCCGGCCGCGCGCTGCCCTGGCCAGAGCCCTATCGACACGGTGACACGGCCCTGCTCGCCGCTGTCGACGACAGGGGACGCTGTGCTTCGCTGTTACAGAGCCTCTATTTCGATTGGGGAAGTGGCGTTGTCGTCGGCGATACCGGTATCCTTTGGCAAAACAGAGGTGCAGCCTTCAGCGTTGACCGTGCCAGCCCCAATGTCATCCGTCCCGGCAAGCGTCCCTTCTACACGCTCAACCCCGGCCTGGCGCTCAGGGACGGCCGTCCTCACCTCGTCTATGGGACGCAGGGGGCAGATGGACAGCCGCAGACCTTGTCGCTGCTCCTCAGCCTGCTGATCGACCACGGCCTCGATCCATCCGAGGCGCTCTCCCGCCCACGCTTCCTGCTCGGCCGCACCTTCTCCGACAGTCGGGACAGCCTGAAGATCGAGGAGAATGCCGGCCCCGAAACGGTCGCCGCACTTGCCGCCATGGGCCATGAGATTTCGACGATCAACAGTTTCAGCCCGCTGGGCGGCCAAGCCGGCATAATCCGCATCACGCAAGACGGGACAATCGACGGTGCTCACGACCCACGCAGCGACGGGGGAGCAATTTCGCTGTGA
- a CDS encoding carbohydrate ABC transporter permease: MTTDALDDHRPSRPVTSRGFARKFVVHAVMVLLSLVSIFPVYWMIVTSLRPDNEIFSTVLWPSHPTLENYIFVLTRVPMLQMLFNTTVVSVATAFLQVVTGMFAAYALVRWRMRFSSVVHGLIALSWLVPFQVTMIPNYVLASRLGLLDTLTGLVVPNASHAFAILLLYHAMRAFPIEVLEAARMDGARSFRILWQIVTPNMGAPIASLSIIAFISAWNEYFWPLLLSRKPENSVVQIGLQMFMTQEGNLWGPLMAAAALASLPILILYLILQRHVIESFMKSGIR, encoded by the coding sequence ATGACAACTGATGCCCTCGACGATCACCGGCCTAGCCGACCCGTGACATCACGCGGGTTCGCACGCAAGTTCGTCGTGCACGCAGTCATGGTGCTGCTTTCCCTCGTTTCGATCTTTCCGGTCTACTGGATGATCGTGACCTCGCTGCGGCCCGATAACGAGATTTTCTCGACCGTGCTCTGGCCATCGCATCCGACCTTGGAGAACTACATCTTCGTTCTGACACGCGTGCCGATGCTGCAGATGCTGTTCAACACGACGGTCGTTTCTGTCGCGACCGCGTTTCTGCAGGTTGTGACCGGCATGTTTGCTGCTTATGCATTGGTGCGCTGGCGCATGCGGTTTTCGTCAGTCGTTCATGGCCTGATTGCACTTTCATGGCTGGTGCCGTTCCAGGTCACGATGATTCCGAACTATGTGCTCGCTTCAAGGCTTGGACTACTCGACACATTGACGGGTCTTGTCGTGCCCAATGCGTCCCACGCCTTTGCGATCCTGCTTCTCTATCACGCCATGCGGGCTTTCCCGATCGAGGTGCTGGAGGCGGCTCGCATGGATGGGGCGCGGAGCTTCCGCATCCTCTGGCAGATCGTCACGCCGAATATGGGCGCGCCCATCGCCTCGCTGTCGATCATCGCCTTCATTTCCGCTTGGAACGAATATTTCTGGCCGCTGCTGCTATCGCGTAAGCCCGAGAACTCGGTCGTGCAGATCGGTTTGCAGATGTTCATGACCCAGGAGGGCAATCTCTGGGGACCATTGATGGCTGCAGCAGCACTCGCCAGCCTGCCGATCCTGATCCTATATCTTATTCTCCAGCGCCACGTTATTGAATCCTTTATGAAATCCGGAATCCGCTGA
- a CDS encoding amidohydrolase family protein translates to MSATQTVFTNAKLADGTLKDIVVQDGRITAIGETGSSQGVKDVVDIGGALVVPSFVEGHIHLDTSFYGDRWIPHKPCINGFDVHERVAFQAENMAAAAPMDERARNQLDLCISNGALQMRSHVMVDGSVGLKSLETILRVREEYAGIIDIQLVAFPQSGILKSPGTPELMDEAIAMGADLVGGLDPLSFDRDIKRHLDVVFGIAERRGVDVDIHLHDAGTLGAMTIEEICARTTALGMQGHVAVSHAYGLGDLAPEAAKKIAALIARSGVSIMTNAPGNHNFPPVALLRAAGVNVFSGSDNIRDSWWPFGDGDMLRRAEIIAYRSGFYTDTELSAAFDVVTAGGAKALRLEGYGVAAGAKADFVTLAAEHVPEAVVAIPKPRRVFKEGRLVAENGAVIR, encoded by the coding sequence GTGAGCGCAACACAAACAGTCTTCACCAACGCAAAGCTTGCCGACGGTACGCTGAAAGATATCGTGGTGCAGGACGGCCGGATCACGGCGATAGGAGAGACGGGCTCCAGCCAGGGCGTGAAAGATGTCGTCGATATCGGTGGAGCCCTTGTCGTGCCAAGCTTCGTCGAGGGTCATATCCATCTCGATACCAGCTTCTACGGCGACAGGTGGATCCCGCATAAACCATGCATCAACGGTTTCGACGTGCATGAACGCGTCGCTTTTCAGGCTGAGAACATGGCTGCCGCAGCGCCCATGGATGAGCGCGCCCGCAATCAGCTCGACCTCTGCATTTCGAACGGGGCATTGCAGATGCGCAGCCACGTGATGGTCGATGGATCGGTCGGCCTGAAGTCGCTCGAAACCATCCTGAGGGTGCGTGAGGAATATGCCGGCATCATCGACATCCAGCTCGTTGCCTTCCCGCAAAGCGGTATCCTGAAGAGCCCGGGCACGCCGGAACTGATGGACGAGGCAATCGCGATGGGTGCCGATCTTGTCGGCGGTCTCGATCCGCTGTCCTTCGACCGCGACATCAAGCGCCATCTCGACGTCGTCTTCGGCATCGCGGAAAGGCGCGGCGTCGATGTCGATATCCATCTTCATGATGCAGGCACGCTCGGGGCCATGACGATCGAGGAGATTTGCGCTCGCACGACCGCACTTGGCATGCAGGGCCATGTCGCCGTCAGCCATGCCTATGGTCTCGGCGATCTCGCACCGGAGGCAGCAAAGAAGATTGCCGCCCTGATCGCTCGGAGCGGCGTCTCGATCATGACCAACGCGCCGGGCAATCACAATTTCCCGCCGGTCGCGCTGTTGCGTGCCGCCGGCGTCAATGTTTTCAGCGGCAGCGACAATATCCGCGATTCCTGGTGGCCCTTCGGGGACGGCGACATGCTGCGCCGGGCAGAGATCATCGCCTACCGGTCCGGTTTTTATACCGATACGGAACTCAGCGCTGCTTTCGATGTCGTGACGGCAGGCGGTGCCAAAGCGTTGCGACTGGAAGGCTACGGCGTTGCTGCCGGCGCAAAGGCCGATTTCGTCACGCTCGCGGCGGAACACGTGCCGGAGGCCGTTGTCGCCATTCCGAAGCCGCGTCGCGTCTTCAAGGAAGGCCGCCTGGTGGCCGAAAACGGCGCGGTGATCCGCTGA
- a CDS encoding tyrosine-protein phosphatase, giving the protein MENYERLIVLDGARNVRDLGGYPVGDGRQTRWRSLLRGDALHMLSDADIEALIAHGVTTVIDLRNPQELEREANPFMNDARVRYENVSLFSALAPVEMMAAQSIDFDMGDRYCHALDNCQLAIAKVLMTIARAPDGIVLFHCTAGKDRTGIIAALMLAHAGVDEATIIEDYALTGSIFAPVLAEFRARAIARGVPSDLADLILASAPQSMARTLGYLAGHYGGAGTYFARIGLGEAEIASLEQRLCG; this is encoded by the coding sequence ATGGAAAATTATGAGAGACTGATTGTGCTCGATGGCGCTCGTAACGTGCGCGACCTTGGCGGCTATCCGGTCGGCGATGGGAGACAGACGCGCTGGCGCTCGCTCCTGCGCGGCGACGCTCTGCATATGCTGAGCGACGCCGACATCGAGGCGCTGATCGCCCACGGAGTTACGACGGTCATCGACTTGCGCAATCCTCAGGAACTCGAAAGAGAGGCCAATCCGTTCATGAACGATGCGCGCGTTCGCTACGAAAATGTTTCGCTGTTCTCGGCGCTGGCGCCGGTCGAAATGATGGCGGCGCAATCGATCGATTTCGACATGGGCGACCGCTACTGTCACGCGCTCGACAATTGCCAGTTGGCGATCGCCAAGGTGCTGATGACGATCGCACGGGCACCTGATGGGATCGTCCTCTTTCATTGTACGGCCGGCAAGGACCGCACCGGCATCATTGCCGCTTTGATGTTGGCCCATGCCGGTGTCGATGAAGCGACGATCATCGAAGATTATGCGCTTACGGGCTCGATATTTGCTCCCGTGCTCGCGGAGTTCCGGGCCCGGGCCATCGCACGCGGCGTGCCGTCAGATCTAGCGGACCTGATCCTCGCCTCGGCGCCGCAGAGCATGGCCCGGACACTCGGATACCTTGCCGGGCATTACGGCGGTGCCGGCACCTATTTCGCGCGGATCGGCCTTGGCGAGGCGGAGATCGCCAGCCTCGAACAGCGGCTGTGCGGCTGA